GCTCAAAAATCCTCCTCAAAAATATATGAGTGAGAGGATAATCTTGGAGGAAGCTAACATGCTAAATTGTTAAAAAGAAGAACGAAACCGGAAGCATTTCAACCCAGGCTGGATTGTGTAGAAGAGTattcaaaataataacaatCCATAAATCCAAAGACAGAGTGAGACCAACATTCTAAATAGCTCCAAATAAATCAGGCATTAAATAAAGGCACACATCGAGCTAATGCGTCTTTAAAACACTTGAGTCATAAACCTTGCGCTAGTCTCTTCCGACAGTGACAAGATCACAGCTTCACAATTCATtaatagaaaaagaaagaaacactcCAAATATAAAGAACACTAAACAAGATGAAAGTGAGCAGTGgctcataaaagaaaaaaaaaaaagacatctcaATTGACTTTTATGTGCTGCATGGAGATAAATCCAGATGAAGTCAAGagtgttttctctctctctctcgcacttATTTCTTTTTCCCCCTAACCCATTTCCACTGGGCACTTTCTACTGACACTGGAGAATCCTGCAAAAGGCTTTCAGGGCTTCActttgggggtaaaaaaaactTCGAAGTCGATCACATATTTAGTCAATTCACAGGAGAACGTGGCCCTAAAACTTGCATGTACTCTGCGGTTCACGCAAAGTTGAAGAATCATTTGATTTAAAGTTGGACAAAAATGTAATATTCAAAATCTTTGGCACTGATACGCTACACTGAACAaaaacccaacattttcttttaatAACCGTAATTATTTTGGCAAAAGAGAGGTCCAaaaaattctaattttctgTTTTTAGGTGTTATTTTGTATTTGCCCCTCGCATAGGTGGATTTTTGCCAGTGAGTAAATGTCTTCATTACACTTTGGCATTTCTATAAAAGGAGCCGCAAGATTCAAATTGAAATCTGTCTATAAATGTGTCTTGTGTgtcactttgtgtttttttttacgcaTTCGATATCACATTAGTAATATTCAGAGTATAGTAAACATGTCACGCGGCCTCTAGTTTACAAATCACAATCATCAAAGTGATTTTCATTTGCATAAAAAGATTGTGACTTTTACGAGGAGAAAATGCAGCCCATAAATATATTAACTCAATACCTCGGCTGTAAATACGCATATCAATAGATTACTGAAAGAAAACTATTAGATTTACACAATGTAATTTACCTCACATGTAAAATGGCCAGCATATGTTAGGACACACATTTTTGTCAtgcacatacatgcacacacgaATATGACTAAAAAGCGATGAAAGGTTTAGCTTTTCTTTCTTGAGTGGACACAACCTGCgccacttttttttaacaagcccAGTTGTTCTGAGTAAAGATATTCAAACAATATTCAAACAATACATTTGGGATTTGTGGTTTGACTGTGAAGACAACAATTTTCCCATAGCTGGAGGTGCAAGATACACCAAAGTACTGTGTACACAACAAGAACAAGGAATTGTGAAGCTGAGAGAAGATGGAAAATCAATGGAGTCCAtagatcaagaaaaaaaaagtagcggttgacaacaaaaaacattttacgaGCTGTAAAGAAAGGCCCTAAACCAACTTACTGACATCAGCAACACATTCCAGAAACAAAAGTGACTGATAGGATAAAGATGAACACTAAACAAAGAGCGAGAATGCTAAAGTTTGACAAAAAAAGTAAATCCGATGAAAAAGTCTACAACCCTCATTCAAATGCCAGATTCTTGTGAtatatatctaaaaaaaaagacactaaaataaatcaatgaaaaactcttaattcaattatttttcaaaccCATTCACCTCTACATTACGCAGCCCAATCAGACAACCTTCTGTTCGGGAATGCTGCTTTGAGAGGTTCCACTGGAGCTTGTCTTTTAAAATACAGACACTTGGATTCAGCACTGTAAATCCTCAAGGACAAGAGCTTTCGATACAGCACCTCCGTTGACGCATCCACAGACTCAGTGTGGGATCACCAGACAGACTGCCCTCtgcctcacagctccaaaagcaCATGTGTGAACACAGCCATGCCCCccagtgaccccccccccccccccacacacacacacacacacacacacacacacacactccaaaaaATTCACATTCCCTTTCTCTTCCAGTAACATGATGGACAGCACCTGCACGTACACACAAACACCCCCCATTTTATCCGAGCctaattatattcttagtttaaattCAGCCTCAAGGTCAAAGTGAGAGTGACGGATCCAACACACCAGAGTCCTCTGCTGTCATACTCCAATGTGATTCGCTAATACATATAACAAAAGAAATGTCTACACAACTCAGGTAAAAAGCAGCTTTATGTATTTTATGTCTTTACAACACCAAGTAGATTTGTTTTAAGGTAAGGGACTTATACTAAGCCTGGTCAACTGTCacacccgtgtgtgtgtgtaggaggtgggggggggggggggggggcacatgcTGCTGACACTCACGTGCAACCCAAAAGCACACTACAAGGCTGTATATTATTTTCacaaatattcaaaataaataagcCTGCTACGACAGTAGATTCCTGCTTATCAATCATTTGGTGTGTCTCCAAACGTTCTGTTCATTTTACACGCGCAAACATCCTTACCTGgctacgcgcacgcgcacacacgcgctcgCAAGCACCCAGCTACATAGCCTTAATCACAATCAAAGTGACTATCTGCACCCATACATAAAATAACATCCTGACACGTTTATATCATGCGTAAACATGCAGATGTTTGCCGTCGCGGGCCTTGCGGAATGAGCCGAACGCGTGCACGCTGTCGCTCACGCGCGCACATAGGCTGCTTGGTGTTTGATTCGCGCACGCTCGGGCATCACCGCTCAGCTGACGGAGGGAGCTTGTTTTGGGGGTGAAATATTCATAAGGGGGGTTGTCACGACTTCGCTTCTTTAAAGTGCGCGCCGCTAGAGCTACACATGCTTcatctgttttttaaaaaaaaatgtagtgaaGACTATCATAATAAAGGCCTGATATTCAGCGAGGCGGGCTTCAAGGTTGAATAGCACTCGGACTAGCTCGCTGTCATGCTGATGTTTGTGCCAAAATAAGCTTAAAACGGGATAATGGTTGAAAAAGCACACATCAGGCCCCTGTCGGTGTTGCGACGCGTCCGCCGCAGCAGCCACGCGAGGCTGCGTGTGCGCATCCCATTTCCCGCCGCTGAATCGAGCGCATTTTTGACGACGACATCACGCAAGCGAGTGATTTATGGCGCAAATAAGATGCCATCATTGTAGGTGAGGACCTACCTTGGTGTTAAAGCCGATGGCTGGCACAGAAGCTGACTGCCCCAAAGCCAAGCGGCTGCCGGATGAGACAACAACAAAACCACGCCGGTTGTTGATGACACAGCTGTCCTGCTAAGGCACCGTCGAGAGGGCGTGAAAAATCCCTCCCAAGATGTGTCAACCGAGGCTGGGTTTAAAAATCGCCTTTTTAAAAGTATATCTCCCGATTGACGTCTCTCTCTTGACGTGGGagctctttcatttttttaggATAAACAGCGCGGCTCGGCGCAGCCTCCTGATTGGGAAGCATCGTGCAATTCAATGCGacgttggagggggggggggggggggggagagagggcgggggggggtcctgtggtataaaaaaaaaaaaaaacacgcgtcCTTCAGTGTTTTGGGCGAAAATGTGCAGGAAGAGGGAGGAGGATGAGTAGGGATGGAGAGAGGAAGAAATTAAAAAGacgtcaaaacattttttttttttttttgcgtgtgtgcCACTGTTCACACGTCGGGCACCCTCGCTGTGCTCCATATatttacatcatcatcatcatcgtgctTCATGAGAGCTTACTCGCCAGTTGTAACGCGCTTATAGCAGCCATCACTCAGCTATTAAGTCGAAAAACATTCAGTCAATTCCATGCTGATTTATGGATTGTCCTTTAGTCTGACACAACAAACAGCATTGAAGTATCGTATTGTGATTACTATCACTGTGTTTCTGTAAAGTGAAACCAAAAGatcaatttggaggtgtgtgaGGTAAGAGTTAcgtctgcattaaaaaaaaaaatagagaaatgtgGACTGGAAACACAAGGCTGGTGCAGGGAGAACACGCCCCCACCCCCTTGAAGTCTACTAGAGAAATGCACAAAAAAAGTCACTAAATTAGGTACCACTGCACAATCTAGTGCGATCCGATGAAAGAATTGTATGAAACtagatttgcaaaaaaaaataaaaaaattatatgaaGCGCTTTTGTAAAGTGCCATTTGTGAAGATGTACCTAATGTAATGGCTGCACACTAGTAATTTATTGAGtctcacaaagatctttggaccTTCTACGCTAAGCTCAAAGTTCATATCTATCTCAAAGTAAAGCGTGAGCCCAATAAACATACATTTCCAGGCCATAAATTAGAAATACAAAATTCAAAACTACACTTATGGTCCTGTAAATGAACTCCACTGAAGATGAAAGTTACTTCCTACAAGGCGCTGCAACACACATCCATCCTGGCTGTTCGATTATTTTGTCTTTAACTTCAGGCtagcaaaacaaagcaaaaaaataccGCGCAAAGCTCAGGAAAAGGAATGATGGCTGAAAACGTCCATTATTTTGCTGGCAGATGGCAAATCCACCCAAGGCTCCTGTGAGATGTGACGTTAAAAGCTCCTTCACGCCTACCGTGCGCCCACACAGGCGTTTAGACGGCGACAAAAGCATCGACGGGATTAATAACTCAATGATGACTGCATTTCAATGAGGTGAGGCCGCTTACTTGTTCCCTAATGGGTCAGACTTCTACCGCTTTGATAGCATTTTTacttacatttttatttcaaccAATTTCAACTGAGCCCACCCTCAGCATTGCTTCCTCCACTGGTCGTATTTATAAGTGGCAAGGCATCAAGAGTATTCTGTAACCTTTTTGTCTGAACCACTTTGAAGTTGGAAGATAACTACCAAGTGTGGAATTTAGTGACCGGGGAGCAAAATGACAAATCATGAAATGTCGACATGACTGAGGTGGAGAACAACATCAAAGTACGATTAGGAAACTTTATCTCATGTGCCGATTGCTTGTGTGACACAATaccaggaggagtggatttgttTATCAGGAGTTTTCACGCGATCGGGTCAAAGTGCAAAGCCGTTTGATGCAAGTTTGTCGCTTTGCTCCCATGTACATCCTTTCAAAATGACGACAAAAGCAGTGACCAGGTAAAGATTCACGACAGTCATTTCCATTCATGTGCTTTGTTGATTTGCAATTGTAAGTTCGATTGATTTATGACTTAATGTGTCCTAAGCTTCTTTTCTCTTTAATGTATAGCAAATTATTTTGATAGTCACACACAAGCATTACGTAGCGTGCCACATCTTTTATTCACTACAATAACACTTTACATTTTGAATGCACTTACCATCCGTTTGTTGTATTCAGATGTTATGTAAAAGAGATTTTGACTTGAAAGTGTTTCCTGTGGTGAACTTGAAAGAGACGCTAACAGCCCACAGGTTGCCGACATGTCGACGCCGAAATCTCAAACTAAGTACTTTATAGAGGACTTGAGTGTTCTGCAATGGGTACTGACCTTTCTCTTCTTAGGTATGTTTCCCTCGTcgacacatttttgtttttgttgatgcATGCTTGCATTGCTGGTTAACTTGAGTTCACATCCTGTCTTCAGGGGTTTCTTCCATCATCTTGATGGTGGCGCTGATGTTTACATCATTGTGGCTCTTTCCCACTCTGTACTTCATATGGCTCGTGATTGACTGGCAGACGCCAGAGAAAGGTAAATGGAAAGGACTGAGTTAGATTGTATCTATAGCATATTAgcctgaataaaaaaataacacacttTACACAAACGGTATTACTAAGCCATTTTAAGTCAGATTTTGCCATTTACAATTTGTAATTCTAATATTGGACGTCTCTGCATGGGAAAAAATATCAATGTGATTACAGCCCCccgccccacccaaaaaaatatatatataatattgtcCCTACATATGCCTTGTGTATTGAAGTTGTTACGTATGTAAGGGGAGAGATTCATAAAAATTCAAAGCGAGCTACCGAGTTGTTAACAGGATAAAACATTAAGATTTGTAGCTCTTGTAAATTCACTGACTCGTGGATTTATAGCATTTTTCAAAAGAGCAATTCATTTGCATGGTATCTTGGGATCAACTGTATTCTTATTAcaagcctattttttttttctcctggcaACGGGCATCTCTCGGCATTCAGATGGAATTCCCGATTTGTGGTTTTATAAGTATGCAACTGGTTCAAGTAGAACACGTATAATAAAACATTGTCTATCAGGAGGCAGAAGAAACCCATCTGTGAGGAGGTGGAAGGTTTGGGAACACTACAGAAACTATTTTCCAATCAAGGTGAAACTtctctttgcatttttttttttttttatgagcgtTCAACACACAATGTTTGCGTTTACCTGGGTTCATTGTCTTGTTTAGCTAGTGAAGACGGCTGAGCTGAATCCAAACAAAAACTACATCCTCGGCTGTCATCCGCATGGTGTCATGAGCATGGGAGCCTTTGGCTGCTTCAACATAGAATGCTGCGGCTTCACCGATGCTTTTCCTGGAATGTACGTCTCCCTGGCCGTATTGGCCGGACTCTTCCGGATCCCTCTCTTGAGGGACTACCTCATGGCGGCGGGTACTTAATATCACGATTGATTGTGTCGCTCTATTAATAAAACTGAATGATGCTTATAGTCTTACTTTGTTTGAACAGGCCTGTGTCCAGTCAGCAAGCCAAGCCTTGGCTACCTTCTGTCCAAGAGTGGCACAGGAAATGCTGTGGTGATTGTGATAGGGGGCGCTGCTGAGTCCCTGGCCTCCTATCCTGGAGTGCAAACAGTTCTtgtgaagcagaggaaaggcttTGTCAGGCTTGCACTTGAGTATGGGTgagggagaaaaagaaaaaaaaaaaagtcatgctgGTACTCacctgtattgttttttttttctgtatgacAATAACATACGCTCACATTCCTCAGGGCTGACTTGGTGCCTGTTTACTCCTTCGGGGAAACAGAGCTCTACCACCAGGTTATGTTCCCAGAGGGCTCATTGGGTCGAAGGTTACAGGACCTGTTCAAAAAGATCATGGGCTTCGGCCCTTGTTTGTTCATCGGTGAGCGCTGGGCATTGCTGCCCTCCAGGACTCCCATCACTACAGTGGGTGAGTGTTGATTTCCCGAAAGTGCAACTGCACTAATTTCATTTTAACCCTTACCGTCGTTTGCAGTGGGAAGTCCCATCCATGTGCCCCAGCGCATCAAGCCAACCGAGGAGGAGGTCGATCATTATCATAAACTGTACATGGATGGCCTGTCAAATTTATTCCATGAGCACAAGGTCAGCTGTGGACTATCTGAGAGTCACAAGCTTTGTATAATTTAAAGGTTTCACTTTATGACCTGCTTCAACAGACAAGGTGACCACAAGTGtttaaaatgaagaaaatgtAAATGTATAACTTAACTccgtgacgtttttttttacaacatagGTCAAACGTGACATTTGACCCAATGACCACTTTAAGTCAACTGTTGCTGGGTTTAACACATTGAGAAGTTCCCATCTGTAGTTCATATTTTATCCACTAGAGGGCACCCTTGAATCACCACTACAGCATTTGTAAGCAAGGTTAGGGGGTTTGCCAACCATGTCAACCATTTGGAAAAAAGCGTCACAATACATTACAGTGTCTTATTAAATCAAATGATGCAACAAATCATGTTTTGACTCACTCAAAGAGCTAATGATTCAGTGTTGATCTTTGTTGCGCCCAGCTTGAGTCCTTGAATGCAGACAAATGTTAGGAGATGAGCTTTATTGAGTAACAAGTGTACATCAGAGGTTCTTTATACTTGCCCAATCATTAAGATGAAACATTAACTAAAACGCTACAGTATGTGTGGGCAAGAAATGAGCACTAACAAGGACCAAGGAAACCTTCTAAAAGAAGTCCATATCATCTGGTGCATCCAGGTCCCGATATTCAATGATGTTTCGAGGATCGCCCCGTGACATTCTGAAAACAATAGGCAAGGGCAAAAAAAAGACCCAAAATGAAGAATCCATGGGATCAAAGACATGACAGTGTGTCGATGTTACCTGTTGCGTGGTTTCCCGAGATACCCGCCTTGTCCCCGGAAATTGTCGTAGTTGCCCCGCCCCCCTCCAAAATGGTTGGGGGGGTAAGGGGGTGCGCCTGCAATTAAGGATGGAATTAGGCATCAATATCCACAAATAACTATTAGTCACGCCATTCAGGAACATACCACCGTAACCCATGAGTGGGGGACGAGGCTGCGCAAAGCCCATTGGACCCTGGGGACCTTgaggagaaaacggcaatggagaaagCAATCCTGTAGTAAAATGACaatgaggaaaaataaaagATCTCATAATGTTGGAAGATTGTCAGATGATCCTTTCATTCAGTCCCCCTTTATGAGCAATATTGGAATCGGAAGTGATCAGTCAACCGCCGACAGCCCACCTTGGCCCGGAGCTGGAAGAGGAGGAAGTTTCATCTCCGGCAGAGACGGCCTCTTGGCATCCATCAGGAAATTGTTGAAAAATGCTACCTCTTTTTTCACCTCTTCAATTTTGTCCCCATGTTTGTTCAGGATATGTTTTCTCACAAACTCTGGACCCTGATGAACGAGAACTGGAATTATTGTATGCACTGAATGTGGTAACTCGGCAACTGggtaggtatgttttttttttttttaatgcagccaACATCCATGTTCATCCAGAGAAGACACTTGCGAGCAGAACACAAAACGTTACCTTAAACTTCTTGCCGCTAAGCGGACAGAGCCACTTGTCCTTTCCAAGCTCCTGCGTGTTGGCAGAAATAAACTTCTCCATCTCCTCAACGGGATCTTTGCGGCCCATCTTTAGCGCCTCTTCCTCAGATAGGGTTTCTTTCATGCTATACAAAGTGCTCAGCTTCTCCTCCAACACCTTTTGCCATTGTTGCACTAGTTGAGACATGGGGAAGATTGCGATTTATGTGGTTAAATGCTAAATAAAAGAGCACTATAAATATGATGCGACACAAGAGCACTGGCTGACCTTCTCCATGCGATATGCGGTTGGGAGGGACGGGCCCGCGAACGTGGATCATGCCGCAGCGGTTCGGCATCTCGTCCTCACTCGGGTATTCACAGGCATTGTAGTAATCAATGGAATGCACAATGCGCAGATACAAAATCAAACGATCCAGAACCTGAGCAAAGAAAGAATGTTACATGGAATCAactacatttaaaataaaatgacaagcCTTTAGTGTTCCAAGCAAACCTTGGCAAGTTTCTCATCTTTCTCCACAGTCATCTCCGTCGAGTGGCCCTCCTTGACATTCTCGTCTTGCTCCATCCCGCCAGAGGAGCCCAGCAGCTCCTCCTCTTCAGCGCTCACCTCCTCTATTAGGTAATCAGTGATGTTCTTCAAGATGGGATTTTGAGTCTTCTGAATTGACAATGACAATTTCAAGGAATTACTAAGGCAATCTGGGATCTCGACAAATGTGTgcgtcgtaaaaaaaaaaaaacaacagtaattACTTCTGTGCTTTGGCTTTCTTCTTGTGGCGGATTGCACCACAGTTCGCCTTTCTCGTCCAGGGAGTGAATGAgtttggcggccattttgatgtCGTTGCGAACCACCTGCTTGTGCTGAGTGATGCCGTTCACGTTGCGCACCCTCCGTGCAAGGTCCCTGTTCACGCTCGGGGCCAACTCACAGTCGCGTGGCTGTCAAAGGAGACAGTGGAGATCCTTAATATGCCAATATGGGTCTCCGTCTCAGACCTGGTTCGCTGCAGCCTGACGATACAGCGATTGGAATTGCGGATAGCGTTCGATTTACTTACACGGATGTTCTGAAGATTCCAGCAGACCTCTTTAATGTTAACACTGCGGTCAAAAGTCACCCAGCAGCGTCTGTAAAACCTGCAAAAGCAATTAGCTGAGTTTgaaatgaatatatttttttgctttatgcTCGGAGCCACAATTGGATAGCAAACAATCAAACTGGTAAACACGTCACGAGAGCGCTAAAGTATAAACTAACCTCCGTTCTGGATGAGGGTCAGCCAGGCAGACGCGCAGGAAGCCAGGGTAGCGGCGACACAGCTAcaggtggatttaaaaaaaaaaaaaaggttagaaGAGTTTGCTGAAAGGAAATGAGGAGTCAATGAAGAGTCATGAGTGCAGCTTAGCCTCATTTGATCAACTCACAGCGACTATCTCTGCCTTGGAAATGGTGGGGGCGATGCTCCTCATGAAGAGCGAGCAAGTCTTGTGGAGAGGTCGTGGTCTAGGAGTGTCATCTTTAACTTTTTTCTCCACTTTCTTCTCCTCTACAGCATTCTGTTTCGGTTGCTCCTCTAAACCGTTAGACGAGAGAACACAGATTGTTGGGTAAGAGTGCGTGTGGTATAGATCTTAAAATGCTTCTCACGATGGGATTTTGCACCTCCGCCTTCCTCCTCCTTGTCTTCCACCTCTTTCTTTTCAGAGCAAACCGAGTTTGAATCAGATTCAGAGTCAGAGTCGCTTTCAGAAGCGCTGGCTTCGTCGTCGCTGTCTCCGCTGCGCTTGCGTTTTCTCCTCGGCTGGGGAAAATCAAAGAGTGACAGAGGACGTGAGGAGGGCATGTGGGTCTGTTCTGTTTAATGGGGAAGGTGACACAAACCTTCTTGGGTTCAGGTATTGCTTCTTTGATGGCTTCTTTCTGTCCCTCCTCTTTGACATCATCGGCCGCTGTAGCCATCTTCTCAGTGGAGACCGAGCTGCTCTCATCCTTTGAGACAGTTTGACAGTCAACATTAGGCCCATTTTGAAATACAACATTTCAATAATTAATTTCGCCACATTTAGATCCAAATGGCAGCAACCGAAAATCAAACCTACTTTCTCATTCTTCTTGTCTTTTGCCACTGAAGGTTTGCCGTCACCGTCAATGTTCCTGTGATGGTTGCCCTTGGGAGGTTCGGTTCCACCAGATGCCGATTTCTccctttcttcctcctcttcagcAGGCAATTCCAAGATGCGGAGATCGTGGTCTGTCCCTCCTTCCATCTTTATCACAGCTGCAAGCAGGCAACAGGGGCAATTGTTAAAGTCCCAACACGGATTTGTCATCCTGCAAAGACACTGGGGGCGTTTGACAGAATCCTCACCCGCATCCAGGACCTTGATGATCGCTGGCGTCTGTTCGATGTCCAACGAGAGGTTATCAAACCAACCGTTCTCCATCAGAAACATGAAGACATTCAGGCGGCTGTTCAGGGCTCTCAATGCCTCCGACCTAAGTCGACTGGCTTCGTCTGGGTGGTACTTGGATCTGAACCTGTGTCCAGAGTTTTGGGGTCCACGAAACAGCAGGGAAGGGAATGGCGAGGGTGGGATGTATGGGATGCAGAAATTAGAAAGCACAAAGTTACACTCAAGTCCCAATGGTACAATGGCAAATCATCATTGGTAATCATTTGCGGGaaatttggaaaatgcaaaattaAAATCAGTAGCTAGAATATACAAGATGGATTAACACAATCCTTGTTTAAAGTCTTACATGTTGAGAGTGATCATCATGGCTTATTGATAAACTAAGTAAAAAAGTTGGAGATCAACTCACCACAACAGAAGAAAATTACAgcacaaaatgaaaacaaataaaaacattcacACACTGAAATGTTCATTGAGTGAACTACAGTTACCTTGTGCTCTGCCACGTtattaacaaaataaatacagagAGGTCTCCTCTGTAAGAATGGGCTCCACTTCACCACATTTGGTGTTTCTGTATACACGTATCGAGTTTAAGGATTCAATTTGATCcaaatagaaaaagaaaatggtggaggaaaaaGCCGAAAACAAGAAAACTCCTAGCACGGGAGACTAGTTGCCCTGTCTGTCTAAAAGCCCTGGTACTGTGTGTCTAAGAGCAACTGCATTGTGCGCAGTGCATGCCCTTGCTGTCTAAGTCGAATTCTTGCAGACTTCCACTTTTTCTTGAGAAAGACCACGCCATGGCAGTGGGGACGAGGGGAAGAAAATGGTTATGGTCAAAACACAACAAATTTACATGAAGCCTGTGGAACATGTATAATCAGCATTATCAGGAAAACTGGGAAAAAACTTGGAAAATTTGAAAATCAACCCAAGTTTTGTGAACAAGCTTGTTTGGAATGGGATGCTTAACCGGTGATAATGGAAAGAAATTTGTCATGTTTGATCGACTGTTTTCCAACATTTACTATTTCGAGCATCAACTGCAACCAATTGTGCAATTTGGGTTGATTTTCAAACAAGTCAAAAGTTAAATTGTGGGACTGTTCCTACACTGTGGGTGCAACGCCAAACAAAGAAATACGCTATTAAATTACAAAGCGCTAGGCTATGCAACGGTAATGTAAATTCTTCATGCATCATCAACATTAACTTTACAGTAAAGCACCCACAACAAGACCAGGCCAACACACTACTCTATAAAAATCAAATCTATGAATGGTGCTCACGATTAGCAGACTTAATGGCGATTCTACCAATGCAAGATATTAATTACAACTATCAAGACAATTCGGGAACTGGAAGACAAAAGAATTCAGACCGTACCACTCTTCATCTTTATGAGCCAAAAAGAAGTCCTGCATCTGTTGCCGGCGGTAGTCAAGCTTGTATTCGTTGTAGCGCTTGACCGCTTCGGTCTCATCTACAGAATCATCCAGTGAAACCAGGAACTCCTTAAAACTCTTCATGATTGGTGGGGGTGGACCAAAATCCATCTCATGGACATTCCCAAGTCTGAGCAACGACAAGAGAATCCTTGTAAGTGTCTTAATGGGCAGAACATCAATAATATGTCTCGagtattatttttattgctgcTTTGAAGTAAATCTATAGCTGTGAAAAGTTCCTTCAGTACCATTCAAGTCTCTCACCTAGCTTGAATTGGAATACCGTGATGAGGCTGCATGAGGTGCATGTCTGGGTGTGCCCACTGCTGTGGTGGACCATAACTAGGCCCCCCTCCTCCGTAGCCCATGTCGTAGCCGCCACGGTAGGGATCTCCACCGTGGTCATCCCTGTCAGGTTAGAATACTTAAGTAATGAAGAAAATGACATGCAAATTACTTATGAGGAATGGAATTTACCAGTCTCTCCTCATGCGTTTCTGCTGGGGACTCATGTCGTGTCTGGGAGGGGTGAATCTCTCCCTGCGACCTCTGTCGTAATCCCGATAATCTCCGCGGCTTCTCCGTTCCCTGCCCCTGTCCCACTCTCTGGCAAATGGAAGCCAATCAAAAGGATGAATGACACATTGAAAATATTAAGAAATAATTTGATAACTCAATATCGTGAATGTGAGAATGAATATAAATTAGTTTATGTCAGCCATATCACTAACTATGTTGCGTGAGTCTAAACATATTTGATTTACCTGTCATTCCACTCATCTCTATGTCTGTCTTCCCTCTCTCTGGAACGATCGTAGTCACTTCTTTCCCGTCTGAATTTGTCCCTCCTTCTGCGATCGTACTCGTCGTCACTGTCTCCCATCTTCATTATGAGAAACCCAAAAAGTAGACAAATTAATGATTAAACGACGTGAGCGTTGAGACACAAGGACAAAACCATCATTGAGTCAGACGTCGCA
The nucleotide sequence above comes from Syngnathus scovelli strain Florida chromosome 15, RoL_Ssco_1.2, whole genome shotgun sequence. Encoded proteins:
- the mogat3b gene encoding 2-acylglycerol O-acyltransferase 3b, producing MTTKAVTSPQVADMSTPKSQTKYFIEDLSVLQWVLTFLFLGVSSIILMVALMFTSLWLFPTLYFIWLVIDWQTPEKGGRRNPSVRRWKVWEHYRNYFPIKLVKTAELNPNKNYILGCHPHGVMSMGAFGCFNIECCGFTDAFPGMYVSLAVLAGLFRIPLLRDYLMAAGLCPVSKPSLGYLLSKSGTGNAVVIVIGGAAESLASYPGVQTVLVKQRKGFVRLALEYGADLVPVYSFGETELYHQVMFPEGSLGRRLQDLFKKIMGFGPCLFIGERWALLPSRTPITTVVGSPIHVPQRIKPTEEEVDHYHKLYMDGLSNLFHEHKVSCGLSESHKLCII
- the srrt gene encoding serrate RNA effector molecule homolog, which gives rise to MGDSDDEYDRRRRDKFRRERSDYDRSREREDRHRDEWNDREWDRGRERRSRGDYRDYDRGRRERFTPPRHDMSPQQKRMRRDWDDHGGDPYRGGYDMGYGGGGPSYGPPQQWAHPDMHLMQPHHGIPIQARLGNVHEMDFGPPPPIMKSFKEFLVSLDDSVDETEAVKRYNEYKLDYRRQQMQDFFLAHKDEEWFRSKYHPDEASRLRSEALRALNSRLNVFMFLMENGWFDNLSLDIEQTPAIIKVLDAAVIKMEGGTDHDLRILELPAEEEEEREKSASGGTEPPKGNHHRNIDGDGKPSVAKDKKNEKDESSSVSTEKMATAADDVKEEGQKEAIKEAIPEPKKPRRKRKRSGDSDDEASASESDSDSESDSNSVCSEKKEVEDKEEEGGEEQPKQNAVEEKKVEKKVKDDTPRPRPLHKTCSLFMRSIAPTISKAEIVALCRRYPGFLRVCLADPHPERRFYRRCWVTFDRSVNIKEVCWNLQNIRPRDCELAPSVNRDLARRVRNVNGITQHKQVVRNDIKMAAKLIHSLDEKGELWCNPPQEESQSTEKTQNPILKNITDYLIEEVSAEEEELLGSSGGMEQDENVKEGHSTEMTVEKDEKLAKVLDRLILYLRIVHSIDYYNACEYPSEDEMPNRCGMIHVRGPVPPNRISHGEVQQWQKVLEEKLSTLYSMKETLSEEEALKMGRKDPVEEMEKFISANTQELGKDKWLCPLSGKKFKGPEFVRKHILNKHGDKIEEVKKEVAFFNNFLMDAKRPSLPEMKLPPLPAPGQGLLSPLPFSPQGPQGPMGFAQPRPPLMGYGGAPPYPPNHFGGGRGNYDNFRGQGGYLGKPRNRMSRGDPRNIIEYRDLDAPDDMDFF